A window of the Gossypium hirsutum isolate 1008001.06 chromosome A05, Gossypium_hirsutum_v2.1, whole genome shotgun sequence genome harbors these coding sequences:
- the LOC121229283 gene encoding indole-3-acetaldehyde oxidase, translated as MGEVAGGETKQSSLVFAVNGKRFELFDSDIHPSTTLLEFLRSHTHFKSVKLGCGEGGCGACVVLLSKYDPVLDQVEDSTVSSCLTLLCSLNGCSITTAEGVGNSKDGFHPIQERFVGFHASQCGFCTPGMCVSLYSALVNADKTNRPKPRPGFSKLTVTEAEKAIAGNLCRCTGYRPIADACKSFSADVDMEDLGYNSFWKKGESDEVKMSRLPAYNHNHASSKFPEFLKKEIKAGANLCSKLYHWYSPTSIEQLQSFLQKNEAEDGTSMKIVVGNTGMGYYKEQEHYDKYIDLKHIPELSIIVQDQTGIEIGAAVTISKAIEALKQNKIGDFPLDSKTVFKKISDHMEKIASGFVRNSGSVGGNLMMAQRKQFPSDIAAILLPVEAIVNIMIGQKLEKFTLEEFLGRPPLDSKAILLSIKIPSWESTKDISSETDTKLLFETYRAAPRPLGNALPYLNAAFLAEVSFSRNSTGATLNNCRLAFGAYAAKHPIRARTVEKFLIGKVLSVSVLYEAIKLLGTTIIPEDGICSPAYKSSLAVGFLYEFLSPLVRTPDEIPGDQFNGYNSALLHVDYNNELKENCDELNGTKISTLLSSSKQIIQSSNEYHPVGQPVTKAGAAIQASGEAVFVDDIPAPSNCLYGAFIYSTEPLARVKSISFKSGSSPVGVTAVISAKDIPGKNLGCRSVFGDEPLYADELVQCAGDRIALVVADTQRHADLAANLAVIDYDKENLNPPILSVEEAVKRGSFLEIPPFLYPEQVGDFSKGMAEADHQILSAEIKLGSQYYFYMETQTTLAVPDEDDSMVVYSSTQCPQIAHETLAQCLGLPANNIRVITRRIGGGFGGKTIRAVSVAAACAVAAYKLQRPVRTYLNRKTDMIMAGGRHPMKVTYTVGFKDSGKITALKLEILIDAGVFQDISIMMAHTVVETLKRYDWGALNFDVKICKTNLPSRSAMRAPGEVQASFIAETIIEHVASSLSIEVDTVRSINLHTYGSLGLFYKSSAGEPLQYTLPAIWDKLAVSSSFHQRTEMIKEFNRFNKWRKRGISRVPIVQEVIVKPTRATVSILNDGSIVVEVGGIEMGQGLWTKAKQTAAYGLSLIKCDGSEELLDKVRVIQADTLSLIQGGFTGGSTTSESSCEAVRLCCNVLVERLTALKEKLVEQMGSLRWETLILQAYVASVDLSASTLFLPDSTSSQYLNYGAAVSEVQVNLLTGETTTLRTDIIYDSGQSLNPAVDLGQIEGAYVQGIGFFMLEEYPTNSDGLVTANGTWSYKIPTMDTIPKQFNVEILNSGHHQKRVLSSKASGEPPLTLAVSVHCATRAAIVEARRQLASWSGFDKSISEIFQLEVPATMPVVKERSGLDSVEKFLRWTMGTK; from the exons ATGGGCGAGGTCGCCGGCGGAGAAACAAAACAATCGAGCTTGGTTTTCGCTGTTAATGGAAAGAGGTTTGAGTTATTTGATTCTGATATACATCCTTCCACAACTTTGCTCGAGTTCTTGCGTTCCCACACTCACTTCAAGAGTGTCAAGCTCGGCTGCGGTGAag GAGGCTGCGGGGCCTGTGTTGTCCTACTGTCCAAGTATGATCCGGTGCTCGATCAGGTTGAGGATTCAACTGTGAGCTCATGCCTCACACTGCTTTGTAGTTTAAATGGATGTTCAATTACAACAGCTGAGGGAGTTGGGAATAGCAAGGATGGTTTCCATCCTATTCAAGAAAGGTTCGTCGGATTTCATGCTTCTCAATGTGGCTTTTGTACTCCTGGAATGTGTGTTTCTCTCTATTCAGCTCTTGTCAATGCTGATAAGACTAATAGGCCCAAACCCCGTCCCGGATTCTCCAAGCTGACAGTTACTGAAGCAGAAAAGGCCATTGCGGGCAATCTTTGTCGCTGTACCGGTTATCGACCAATTGCTGATGCTTGTAAAAGTTTTTCTGCTGATGTTGATATGGAAGACTTGGGATATAATTCCTTTTGGAAAAAGGGAGAAAGTGATGAAGTAAAGATGAGTAGATTACCTGCATACAATCATAATCATGCAAGTTCTAAGTTTCCCGAGTTTCTCAAGAAGGAAATCAAGGCAGGTGCCAATCTGTGTTCTAAACTATATCACTGGTATAGTCCTACTAGTATTGAGCAACTTCAAAGTTTTCTGCAAAAGAATGAGGCCGAGGATGGAACCTCAATGAAGATTGTTGTTGGTAATACCGGAATGGGATATTACAAGGAACAAGAACACTATGACAAATATATTGATTTAAAGCATATTCCCGAGCTCTCAATCATCGTGCAAGACCAGACTGGTATAGAAATCGGAGCAGCTGTGACTATTTCAAAGGCTATTGAAGCGCTGAAGCAAAATAAGATAGGTGATTTTCCCCTAGATAGTAAAACTGTGTTTAAGAAAATTTCTGACCATATGGAGAAGATAGCATCAGGGTTCGTAAGGAATTCAGGTAGTGTGGGAGGAAACTTGATGATGGCCCAAAGGAAACAGTTTCCATCTGACATTGCTGCCATATTACTTCCTGTGGAAGCAATAGTGAATATAATGATAGGCCAGAAACTTGAAAAGTTTACACTGGAAGAGTTCCTTGGAAGGCCTCCTTTGGATTCCAAAGCCATTCTTTTAAGCATTAAAATTCCGAGCTGGGAGTCGACAAAGGATATTTCATCTGAAACTGATACTAAGTTGCTATTTGAAACTTATCGTGCTGCACCGCGTCCTCTTGGAAATGCACTGCCCTATTTAAATGCTGCTTTCTTAGCTGAGGTTTCCTTTTCCAGAAATTCTACAGGAGCTACTCTAAATAACTGTCGATTAGCTTTTGGCGCTTATGCTGCCAAACATCCCATTAGAGCAAGGACAGTTGAGAAGTTTCTGATTGGAAAGGTTCTAAGTGTCAGTGTCCTGTATGAGGCTATTAAATTACTTGGAACCACTATAATACCAGAAGATGGCATCTGTAGTCCTGCTTACAAGTCGAGTTTGGCTGTTGGTTTTCTCTACGAGTTCCTGAGCCCCTTAGTTCGCACCCCTGATGAAATCCCCGGTGATCAGTTCAATGGATATAATAGTGCTTTGTTACATGTGGACTACAATAATGAACTGAAAGAGAACTGTGATGAGTTAAATGGAACCAAAATTTCAACATTGCTGTCATCTTCAAAGCAGATCATTCAGTCAAGTAACGAGTATCATCCAGTTGGACAGCCAGTTACAAAAGCTGGAGCTGCCATTCAAGCTTCCG GTGAGGCTGTTTTTGTGGATGACATTCCAGCTCCGAGTAATTGCCTGTATGGAGCATTTATTTACAGCACAGAGCCTCTAGCACGGGTGAAGAGCATATCATTTAAATCTGGATCATCACCAGTTGGAGTCACTGCAGTTATTTCTGCCAAAGACATTCCTGGGAAAAATTTAGGTTGTAGATCAGTATTTGGTGATGAACCTCTATATGCAGATGAGCTCGTACAATGTGCAGGAGATCGGATTGCCTTAGTG gttGCAGATACACAGAGACATGCAGACTTGGCAGCAAACCTTGCAGTGATTGATTACGACAAGGAGAATCTAAATCCTCCAATTCTATCCGTCGAAGAGGCTGTCAAGAGAGGTAGCTTTCTTGAGATCCCTCCTTTCCTTTACCCTGAACAGGTAGGTGATTTTTCGAAAGGAATGGCTGAAGCAGACCACCAAATTCTCTCTGCCGAG ATCAAACTTGGGTCACAGTACTATTTCTATATGGAGACACAAACTACTCTAGCTGTGCCTGACGAAGATGACAGTATGGTGGTGTACAGCTCTACTCAATGCCCTCAAATTGCACATGAAACATTAGCTCAATGTCTTGGTCTTCCCGCAAACAACATTCGTGTTATTACAAGAAGGATTGGAGGAGGTTTTGGTGGAAAGACCATAAGAGCAGTCTCT GTTGCTGCAGCCTGCGCTGTTGCAGCTTACAAATTACAGCGACCAGTTCGGACATATCTGAATCGCAAGACTGATATGATAATGGCAGGAGGAAGGCATCCGATGAAAGTAACATACACTGTAGGATTCAAAGATAGTGGGAAGATTACAGCCCTAAAACTTGAGATATTAATCGATGCAGGTGTATTCCAAGATATCAGTATAATGATGGCACATACTGTAGTCGAGACACTTAAAAGATACGATTGGGGTGCTTTGAattttgatgtaaaaatatgcaaaacaaaccTGCCTAGCAGATCTGCAATGAGAGCCCCTGGGGAGGTTCAGGCATCTTTCATTGCCGAAACCATAATCGAACATGTAGCATCAAGTCTTTCCATTGAGGTGGACACCGTCCGAAGTATCAATCTCCACACATACGGCAGCCTCGGCTTGTTTTACAAGAGCTCTGCAGGTGAACCATTACAGTATACTTTGCCTGCAATATGGGATAAGTTGGCCGTTTCTTCAAGCTTTCACCAGAGGACTGAAATGATAAAAGAATTCAACAGATTTAATAAATGGAGGAAACGAGGGATTTCGCGTGTGCCGATCGTGCAAGAAGTGATTGTGAAGCCAACTCGTGCGACAGTAAGCATCTTAAATGATGGATCCATTGTTGTTGAAGTTGGAGGGATTGAGATGGGCCAGGGTCTATGGACCAAAGCGAAACAAACGGCTGCATATGGTCTTAGTTTGATAAAATGTGATGGCAGTGAAGAGCTTTTGGATAAAGTAAGAGTTATTCAAGCTGATACATTGAGTTTGATTCAAGGGGGTTTCACTGGTGGCAGCACGACATCAGAATCGAGCTGTGAAGCAGTTAGGCTTTGCTGCAATGTCTTGGTTGAGAGACTTACAGCTCTTAAAGAAAAGTTGGTGGAACAAATGGGATCTCTTCGATGGGAGACACTGATTCTTCAG GCATATGTCGCTTCTGTGGACTTATCGGCAAGTACACTTTTTTTACCGGATTCTACTTCCAGTCAATACCTAAACTATGGTGCAGCAGTGAGTGAG GTGCAAGTGAACCTTTTAACTGGGGAAACCACAACTTTGCGCACAGATATTATTTATGACAGTGGCCAAAGCTTGAATCCTGCTGTGGATTTAGGACAG ATTGAAGGAGCTTATGTTCAAGGAATTGGATTCTTTATGCTTGAAGAATACCCCACAAACTCGGATGGATTAGTGACAGCAAATGGAACATGGAGTTATAAGATCCCTACAATGGACACCATTCCTAAACAATTCAATGTCGAAATCCTCAACAGTGGACATCATCAAAAACGTGTGCTTTCTTCAAAAG CATCTGGTGAGCCGCCATTAACGCTAGCGGTTTCAGTTCACTGTGCTACAAGGGCGGCCATAGTTGAAGCCAGGCGGCAACTTGCTTCATGGAGTGGCTTCGACAAGTCTATCTCGGAGATATTCCAGTTGGAGGTTCCGGCCACCATGCCAGTTGTGAAAGAGCGGAGCGGGCTGGACAGCGTTGAGAAGTTCTTGCGATGGACAATGGGCACAAAGTGA